GCAACTGGAGAGTGGTGAATATTTCTTAAGTGACAAAAGGAAGTCTGAAAAGCAATGGCGAGAGAAGCAGGAGAAGCAAGCTGAAAAAACTGctgaaaacaaaaggaaaagagaagctgCGTTTATGCCCCCTGAGGTTCGACTCAAAACAGTTTTTACCTGGTCTTTTAAGATGAGGCCATTCCATTTCCTGTCAGTCTCTTGTTAGAATTTTGTACATGGACTTGTTGATGGTGGTTTTGCGACAACAGGAACTAGTTAAGAAAGATTCTGCCCAAGCTGGAGGTGATCAAACTGATGTTGCTGCCATTGCCAAGTCCCTTAAGGTAAAGCTAGAGTTGAGTTGGTTGTGAAGTTACATTTTATAATTGCACCTGTTTTATAGGACCTCCGTAGATTTATGTGCTCTTATTGAGGGGGAATCAAATGAATGCCTTCATAGTATATAGAAACACCCTTCATGGTTTATGCAGTTTTCTTAGATTAATTGACATCTGGTACAACAATGGCTGCagaaaaaggtgaaggattTTGGCAAGCAAAAGTCCATTGAGAACATCAACCCGCAAACATACATTGCTTCATCCGGAGAACAACCGTCAAGGAAAAAGTCTAAGCGGTCCAAGTCAGAGGGATCAGAGAAATCATGATGCGGGGGCATGGCGTGACTTGTGACACTAGAAAGCACCACAACTCTGCTCTGGCCAAATATGAAACATTTTAAGGAATGTGGAGATATGGATCAGTTAACCGTGCTGAATGGGAATTTGAGTCATCCTTGGCATCGGTCCTGAACCCAATTTTGGGGAGTTATAGTAGTTTGCTTGTTATATGAACAACTTATTGAGGAACTTAATGCCTATTGAGCATTCATTTGCCCGTTCTTGTTTGTGAGACCATGTCGTTTAGTTAAAACCCTTGCTCTTGAACCCGTCAGGACTTAAGGATTTACCGAATAATTGGTCGGTCAAGTCCCGTTATAACAAACCGTATTCTGGCAATTGGGTACGCAATTTCCTCGGGGGTCGTCCTTTTTATCGTTCTTTTATTTGGCGGGAGAAATTTTGCTATTTAGAAGGCAAGGGCTGAGCTCACAATCCTGTTTATCCTGGCCCTCTGCACGCTTGTTTGTGGGTTTCTCTTTTGAATCCTCACAATTCGTTGCGGCCACGCATAAGAGAAAGTTGGGTCCTGAATTGAAACGCATCATCAACAACGATtaggaaaggaaagggaagcAAGAGACGTTTATACGCTTTTTGAGTAACATGGGGTATGCTTCTCGTCGAGCGCACATCTCAAATTGGTTTCGCCTCGACAACTGGTCAATCACCAAAAACATGGATCCGCTCTTGGTCACGAGTCCCGCGACAGGGCTGATGACTCGGACATCAATCGTTTTCAACTCTAAAACTCTCGAGAAAGACTCGCTTCTTATGGAGAAATTTatggagaacaaaagaaaacttatTCATAATAATAGACCTCTCTAGAAGCAAAAATACTCTGGTAGGAGAGTTAACAATATAAGTTGCGTTGGATCTTGGTACATTACGGCGCACCATTAACTCTTAAATCAGCTCCAACAAGCAAAACCACctatgagaaaataaaaattgcaccTCTCAAGACACCAGGACAATGTTCAAAACTCAAAACATGACGACAAGCAGAGCAATTAAACTTGAAAGTTTGTGACTACTACTACACAAGGGACAGTATCCAAGAAAAGAGAACTAGCTCATGGAGCCACGGACACTGCTTCATCAATCCATCCTGCAATTACAGCTTGTCCTCGAACTCTGACAGCGGGGTCATCTGCTCCTTCAAGCCCTTCCTCTTGCGGATATCAGTAACCAGCTGAGCTGCCTGAGACCCAGACTCCAGAGGATCAGACATCATCATATCCCAATGGTCAAAGACACACTGAGGGAACGCCTGCCCAGAGGTTGCAGCTCTCAATGTACTAGAGAAACCAAAGGACTCGATAACAGGCAGGTAGGCCTTGATGTTGTACAGAGGGGTTCCAGGCCTCTGCATCTCCTCGAACACATGCCCACGCTTCTGGTTAAGGACACTGTAAATACCACCAAGGGCCTGCTCTGGAGCTTGGATCTCGACAAGGTAGACAGGCTCAAGCAGCCTGGGCTTGGCTGTCAACTGCGAAGCATAGATAACCCTCCTAGCAGTTGGAATGACCTGGCCACCACCTCTGTGAATGGCATCAGCATGCAGAACCACATCACAGACCTCAAAGCAAATACCACGCATATTCTCCTCAGCCAAAGCACCTTCTTTTGATGCCCACTGGAAACCAGCGACAACAGAATCCTTGATTTCATTGAGGTACTGAACACCCTTACACATATCAACAACCATGTTAGGTCCAGTGGTCTCAGGACCGAAGCACCAAATCTTCTTGGCAAGATCCTTATCCCAGCCAAACTCTTCAGACAAGATCTTTGAACGAGCCTTGGGATCATCCCTAGGACCAATACGCCCGTCGTCAATGGCCTCTGCAAGCCCCTCCTCCAAAGGTCGAGCCTCCATGTACAGCCTGTTGTGCTTATTGGGCGACTTGCTCATGACAGTACGGATTGATTTCTCCAAGACAGTTTCACGGAAAGACACAACTGGATCAGATTTCACAATCTCAGCGCCGCCCATGAAGTCATCCACCAAATCCTTCAGGCAAATTTCCAAATGGAGCTCTCCAGCACCAGCAATGATGTGTTCACCAGATTCCTCAATGCTACATACCACCATAGGATCCGACTTGGCCAAACGTTTAAGTCCTTCCACGAGCTTGGGAAGGTCAGAAGCCACCTTGCACTGAACAGCAACACGCACGACTGGAGAGACGGAGAATTTCATGGCACGAATGGGGTGGGCATCGACTTCTTTCTCATTTGTCAAAGTGGCATTCTTTGTGATATACTGATCAAGACCAACCATAGCCACAGTGTTACCACACGGCACATCCTCGACAGTCTCCTGCCTCTTTCCCATCCAAATAACAGTTCTCTGGACACTCTTCACATATAAATCCTTCTTCTCACCTGGGACATAGTTGGGACCCATGATCCTGACCTTCAGACCAGTAGACACCTTGCCAGCGAAAACACGACCAAAAGCAAAGAATCTTCCCTTATCAGAAGCGGGAATCATCTTGGAGACATAGAGCATGAGAGGTCCCTCGGGATCACAGTTCCTAATAGCAGTGGCATATTGATCGTCAAGGGGACCCTCATACAAGTTCTCAACACGATATCTCTGAGCCTTAGAAGGAGATGGGAGGTGGAATATCATCATTTCCAGCAGAGCAGTACTTGCAGGAAGCCAAGTCTGCATCACACGCTTCATCAATGCCTTACCCATCAAGTCCTTCTCATCAGACTTCATGGTGACCCCAAGCTTCTGCAGCATGGGCCACAGCTTATCTTTCTGGTCGTTCATACACGTACTGATGATCTGCTTGATTGGCTCATAGCAGAACTGGACAAATCCACGCTTACATGTAGGAGAACCGGTGTTCTTGGTAGTCCATTTCTTGGTGGCAGGATCGAAGAAATTCTCACCCCACAAACGTTCCATCATCTTTGACTCGTCAACACCAAACTTGGAGGCATACATTTTGGCAAAATTGGTGAGAGTAAAGGCCCAACCATGCAGACCAGCAGAAAAAGCAACAGTTCCTTTCTCCGGGTACACCTGGACATCACCCAGAAGGGGATCCTCATAGGTGGCCATAATGACGTTGGCATTCTCAATAACTCTTTGGAAGGTTTGATAAGCCTCCTCTCCATCAACCTGCAGCTCGAGGAAGCACCTGTCCATCTTGTTGACAGTCAAGACAGGCCTGATCCTCTCACCCAAAGCCTGACGAAGAACAGTTTCTGTCTGGACACAGACACCCTCAACACAGTCCACAACCACTAACGCACCATCGGTAATTCGGAGGGCAGCTGTGACCTCAGATGAGAAGTCCACGTGCCCAGGTGAGTCGATCAAGTTGATGAGATACTCATTGCCATTTCTCTCTCCCGTGTAGCTCTTCAAGGAAGCGTCAGACATTTCATAGTAAAGAGAAATTCCAGTAGACTTGATCGTGATACCACGCTCTGCTTCATCTGCACGAGTATCTGTCATACGAACATCCCCAGCAACTTCCTGGGCAATAATACCAGCAGCAGCCACAAGGGAATCGGTGAGTGTGGATTTCCCTGCAAAGTCAAAAAAAAGATCACCTCAGTCAAATTAAGTGCAGAGGAGATATACAGAAAAGATAACAGAGAAATTCTTTATCAACTAGGGCTACTATGTTGAGAACACTGACAGTGTATTCTAACTAAAAAGAAGCAACTGGTGAAACACGAGATAATTCGTGAAATTGATTCAAAAACTAGTTAACTGTCAAAGAGAGGCAATCCACACTGTCAAAACAATTGACCATGGGAAACATACCGTGATCAACATGGGCAATGACAGACATATTCCGAATGTTGTGCTTGTAGTCCATGATTCTTCGGAGCTCATCAGCTGTGAACTTCACCTGCACGCACCAAAAAGACCGCATTCAGTTGTGCACCCAAACAGAGACATCAACAGTTAATggattattttccagaaaaaaacaataaatttacACTGAACTCACCATCTTGACTGGTTCTTAAAAGGCACTCCTCctcaaaaaatagaagaaatctGCAAAGACAGGGAGATCAAACGATATTGGGCGAACTTAATAATAAATAGCAACAGCAAAAGTCCCAGAACCACACGCAAAATATATCTCCATACACTCGTTTTTACTACCCACAGGATCTAACATCAAAGTG
The window above is part of the Eucalyptus grandis isolate ANBG69807.140 chromosome 6, ASM1654582v1, whole genome shotgun sequence genome. Proteins encoded here:
- the LOC104448675 gene encoding elongation factor 2; the protein is MVKFTADELRRIMDYKHNIRNMSVIAHVDHGKSTLTDSLVAAAGIIAQEVAGDVRMTDTRADEAERGITIKSTGISLYYEMSDASLKSYTGERNGNEYLINLIDSPGHVDFSSEVTAALRITDGALVVVDCVEGVCVQTETVLRQALGERIRPVLTVNKMDRCFLELQVDGEEAYQTFQRVIENANVIMATYEDPLLGDVQVYPEKGTVAFSAGLHGWAFTLTNFAKMYASKFGVDESKMMERLWGENFFDPATKKWTTKNTGSPTCKRGFVQFCYEPIKQIISTCMNDQKDKLWPMLQKLGVTMKSDEKDLMGKALMKRVMQTWLPASTALLEMMIFHLPSPSKAQRYRVENLYEGPLDDQYATAIRNCDPEGPLMLYVSKMIPASDKGRFFAFGRVFAGKVSTGLKVRIMGPNYVPGEKKDLYVKSVQRTVIWMGKRQETVEDVPCGNTVAMVGLDQYITKNATLTNEKEVDAHPIRAMKFSVSPVVRVAVQCKVASDLPKLVEGLKRLAKSDPMVVCSIEESGEHIIAGAGELHLEICLKDLVDDFMGGAEIVKSDPVVSFRETVLEKSIRTVMSKSPNKHNRLYMEARPLEEGLAEAIDDGRIGPRDDPKARSKILSEEFGWDKDLAKKIWCFGPETTGPNMVVDMCKGVQYLNEIKDSVVAGFQWASKEGALAEENMRGICFEVCDVVLHADAIHRGGGQVIPTARRVIYASQLTAKPRLLEPVYLVEIQAPEQALGGIYSVLNQKRGHVFEEMQRPGTPLYNIKAYLPVIESFGFSSTLRAATSGQAFPQCVFDHWDMMMSDPLESGSQAAQLVTDIRKRKGLKEQMTPLSEFEDKL